In Merismopedia glauca CCAP 1448/3, a single window of DNA contains:
- a CDS encoding zinc ribbon domain-containing protein has translation MAYTANLPTGERVYLANPKEQTKINSSFSSPSQQQSQSYSLSTGKWTVPPTLFKTRNAAIVRIEAAGGQFFLELQRGSIRVLGELPDLMGAEILPLQPESEAEVEDNWQEMPPMRPMSPMRMGNMKMEMGKPESSSLKAKFCPQCGAAVNKSDRFCAQCGNLLTT, from the coding sequence ATGGCTTATACAGCTAATTTGCCCACAGGAGAGAGAGTTTATCTAGCTAATCCAAAAGAACAAACTAAGATTAACTCCTCATTTAGTAGTCCTTCTCAACAGCAAAGTCAAAGTTATAGTTTGAGTACGGGAAAATGGACTGTTCCACCAACTTTGTTTAAAACTAGAAATGCAGCCATTGTGAGAATTGAAGCTGCTGGGGGACAGTTTTTCTTAGAGTTACAAAGAGGTAGTATTAGAGTTTTAGGTGAATTACCAGATTTAATGGGGGCTGAAATATTACCTCTACAACCTGAATCAGAAGCAGAAGTAGAGGATAACTGGCAAGAGATGCCCCCCATGCGTCCTATGTCACCAATGCGGATGGGAAATATGAAGATGGAAATGGGAAAACCAGAATCGTCTTCACTTAAAGCCAAGTTTTGTCCTCAATGTGGTGCAGCAGTCAACAAAAGCGATCGCTTTTGTGCCCAATGTGGTAATCTGCTAACTACTTGA
- the trpS gene encoding tryptophan--tRNA ligase: protein MNKPRVLSGVQPTGNLHLGNYLGAIRNWVQEQSKYDNYFCVVDLHAITAPHDPNTLAGNTYTIAALYLACGIDLEHSHIFIQSHVPAHSELTWLLNCITPLNWLEDMIQFKEKAIKQGENVNVGLLDYPVLMAADILLYQADGVPVGEDQKQHLELTRDIAASFNHKFARKKPVFKLPKPLIRDVGARVMSLTDGTKKMSKSDPSEMSRINLLDPPDAIAKKIKRCKTDLVKGLAFDDPDRPECHNLLSLYMLLGGKTKEEVALECQDMGWGQFKPLLTETAIAALAPIQEKYQMVMDDREYLESVLRDGKIQAEAVANQTLAQVKAALGYSVPL, encoded by the coding sequence ATGAATAAACCGCGAGTGCTTTCAGGAGTTCAACCGACTGGTAATCTCCATTTAGGTAATTATTTAGGTGCTATTCGTAATTGGGTACAGGAACAAAGTAAATATGATAACTACTTCTGTGTGGTCGATTTACACGCCATTACCGCCCCTCACGATCCAAACACTTTAGCAGGTAACACTTATACAATAGCTGCTCTCTATTTAGCTTGTGGCATCGATTTAGAGCATTCTCACATCTTCATTCAATCTCATGTTCCGGCTCACAGTGAACTGACTTGGTTGCTCAATTGCATTACTCCCCTGAACTGGCTGGAAGATATGATTCAGTTTAAGGAAAAAGCCATTAAGCAGGGGGAAAACGTGAATGTGGGACTATTAGATTATCCAGTGTTGATGGCGGCGGATATTTTGCTTTATCAAGCTGATGGGGTTCCAGTTGGAGAAGATCAAAAACAGCATTTAGAATTAACTAGAGATATTGCGGCGAGTTTTAATCATAAATTTGCGCGTAAAAAGCCTGTATTCAAGCTGCCAAAACCCTTAATCCGCGATGTTGGAGCCAGGGTGATGAGTTTGACGGATGGAACCAAGAAAATGTCCAAATCAGATCCTTCTGAGATGAGTCGAATTAACCTGCTAGATCCTCCAGATGCGATCGCCAAAAAAATCAAACGCTGTAAAACTGACTTAGTTAAGGGTTTAGCTTTCGACGATCCAGACAGACCAGAGTGTCATAATCTTCTATCTTTATATATGCTACTAGGTGGGAAAACCAAAGAGGAAGTAGCCTTAGAATGTCAAGATATGGGTTGGGGTCAGTTTAAACCATTATTAACCGAAACCGCGATCGCTGCGCTGGCACCAATTCAAGAAAAGTATCAGATGGTGATGGATGATAGAGAGTATTTAGAATCAGTCTTGAGAGATGGAAAAATTCAAGCTGAAGCAGTAGCAAATCAAACCCTAGCTCAAGTCAAAGCCGCTTTAGGCTATTCTGTCCCTTTATAG
- a CDS encoding methylenetetrahydrofolate reductase, with protein MTQNNFRAAVEAGEFLITAEVAPPKGGDPTHMLQMAQTLKGRVHAVNITDGSRAVLRMSPVAASVILLQHGIEPICQLACRDRNRIALQADLMGAHALGIRNILALTGDPVKAGDHPDAKGVFDVESVRLLQLIQKLNQGVDQNLKPLSDGTLDLFPGAAVDPQCGSWSGLKQRFERKLEAGAQFFQSQLICDFDKLDKFMLQIATGCNKPILAGIFLLKSAKNAEFINRCVPGVQIPQHIIDRLAQAETPLAEGIEIAAEQVKMASQLCQGVHLMAVKREDLIPQILDLAGIPTLNFPKVETKYPSR; from the coding sequence ATGACTCAAAACAATTTTCGTGCTGCTGTTGAAGCTGGCGAGTTTCTGATTACGGCTGAAGTCGCACCCCCCAAAGGCGGAGATCCGACTCATATGTTACAAATGGCGCAAACTCTCAAAGGTAGAGTCCATGCAGTAAATATTACCGATGGGAGTCGAGCCGTACTGCGGATGAGTCCAGTTGCGGCTTCAGTCATTTTATTACAGCATGGGATCGAACCAATTTGTCAATTAGCGTGTCGCGATCGCAATCGGATTGCGCTTCAAGCTGACTTGATGGGCGCTCATGCTTTAGGAATTCGCAACATACTGGCTCTAACTGGAGATCCAGTCAAAGCGGGCGATCATCCTGACGCTAAAGGTGTATTTGATGTTGAATCAGTCCGGTTATTACAACTAATTCAAAAACTAAACCAAGGTGTAGATCAAAATCTTAAGCCCCTGTCTGATGGTACTTTAGATTTATTCCCTGGTGCGGCGGTAGATCCTCAATGTGGTAGCTGGTCGGGACTGAAGCAACGATTTGAGCGTAAACTAGAAGCAGGTGCCCAATTTTTTCAAAGTCAGTTGATTTGTGATTTTGATAAATTAGATAAATTCATGCTCCAAATAGCCACAGGATGCAATAAACCAATTTTGGCTGGCATATTTTTGCTGAAATCAGCTAAAAATGCTGAGTTTATTAATAGATGTGTGCCTGGAGTCCAAATTCCTCAACACATCATTGACCGTTTAGCTCAAGCTGAAACTCCCTTAGCAGAAGGGATCGAAATTGCTGCTGAACAAGTAAAGATGGCAAGTCAACTTTGTCAAGGTGTCCATCTGATGGCGGTTAAGCGTGAAGATTTAATTCCACAAATCCTAGATTTAGCTGGAATTCCGACTCTAAATTTCCCAAAGGTGGAAACCAAATATCCTTCTAGATAA